From the Maioricimonas rarisocia genome, one window contains:
- the lpxA gene encoding acyl-ACP--UDP-N-acetylglucosamine O-acyltransferase — translation MPVHPSAIIDASAEIHPTVQIGPHVVIDGPVRIGPHCRIAPSVVIMGHTTIGAECEIHAHAVIGDTPQDHAYEDGLSYCVIGNSCVIREGVTVHRGTADGSSTVIGDDCLLMTNSHVGHNCQVGDHVTLISGALLGGHVTVGPRAVISGNAAVHQFVRIGELAMISGLGKIVKDVPPFFMTDRDGAIVGVNRIGLLRAGLTSDERREINNAFRLIYRSSGGREAMIQRLDESLTTDAGRRLLAFMTEDSPRGVTRGRNRAPQKA, via the coding sequence ATGCCTGTTCACCCTTCTGCCATCATTGATGCTTCGGCTGAGATTCACCCCACCGTTCAGATCGGACCGCACGTCGTGATCGACGGACCGGTCCGCATCGGCCCGCACTGCCGCATCGCTCCCTCGGTCGTCATCATGGGGCACACGACGATTGGGGCCGAATGCGAGATTCACGCCCACGCGGTCATCGGCGACACGCCGCAGGACCACGCCTACGAAGACGGTCTGAGCTACTGCGTGATCGGCAACAGTTGTGTGATTCGCGAAGGCGTGACCGTCCACCGTGGCACGGCCGACGGTTCTTCAACCGTCATCGGCGACGACTGCCTGCTGATGACCAACTCGCACGTCGGGCATAACTGCCAGGTCGGCGATCACGTGACATTGATCAGCGGCGCACTGCTCGGCGGACACGTCACGGTGGGGCCGCGGGCCGTCATCTCCGGCAATGCGGCCGTCCATCAGTTCGTTCGCATCGGCGAGCTGGCGATGATCAGCGGGCTGGGGAAGATCGTCAAAGACGTGCCTCCGTTCTTCATGACCGACCGGGACGGTGCAATCGTCGGCGTAAACCGGATCGGCCTGCTGCGTGCCGGCCTGACATCGGACGAACGCCGCGAGATCAACAACGCCTTTCGGCTGATCTACCGGTCTTCGGGCGGACGCGAGGCAATGATCCAGCGTCTGGACGAGAGTCTGACGACCGATGCCGGCCGGCGCCTGCTCGCCTTCATGACCGAAGATTCTCCCCGGGGGGTGACCCGCGGACGGAATCGCGCTCCCCAGAAGGCGTGA
- a CDS encoding ThuA domain-containing protein, translated as MIYRSVVALFTVALLFSAARAEPLVYEGTDGPGNGKHIVFLAGDHEYRSEETLPALARIMAVHHGFRCTVLFTVDPETGEIDPAADNMPGTQALADADLAVIFLRFKNLPAEQMQPIVDYLDRAGPVVGLRTATHAFKIPADSQFARYDYRYDGEDYAKGFGRQVLGESWAGHYGKNHVMSTRLIVVPEAKSHPVLRGVTQPWVQAGGYWTEPEPDSTILAMAQPLNGMTANSPVAEDKEPCPGAWVREYSSRDGSGKGRVFTTTYGASEDLVDLDFRRMMVNACLWAAGLEDAITSDLNIDFVGAYQPSTFRFGGHRRNVRPEELQDLLTPIMSTTKPIVIPQRRRR; from the coding sequence ATGATCTACCGTTCCGTCGTTGCGTTATTCACTGTCGCCCTGCTCTTCTCTGCCGCCCGGGCCGAACCGCTCGTCTACGAAGGGACGGATGGCCCCGGCAACGGGAAGCACATCGTGTTTCTGGCCGGAGACCACGAGTACCGGTCCGAAGAGACGCTGCCGGCCCTGGCCCGCATCATGGCGGTGCATCACGGTTTCAGGTGTACGGTGCTGTTTACGGTCGATCCGGAGACCGGGGAGATTGATCCGGCGGCCGACAACATGCCGGGGACGCAGGCTCTGGCCGATGCCGACCTGGCCGTGATCTTCCTCCGTTTCAAGAATCTGCCAGCTGAACAGATGCAGCCGATCGTCGACTACCTCGACCGGGCCGGTCCGGTGGTCGGTCTGCGGACGGCGACGCACGCGTTCAAGATCCCGGCCGACTCGCAGTTCGCCCGGTACGACTACCGCTACGACGGCGAGGACTATGCGAAGGGATTCGGTCGGCAGGTGCTGGGTGAGAGCTGGGCGGGGCATTACGGCAAGAACCATGTGATGAGCACGCGGCTGATCGTCGTGCCGGAAGCCAAGTCGCATCCCGTCCTCCGCGGGGTGACGCAGCCGTGGGTGCAGGCGGGCGGCTACTGGACCGAGCCGGAACCGGACAGCACGATTCTTGCGATGGCGCAGCCGCTGAACGGGATGACGGCCAACTCCCCCGTCGCCGAGGACAAGGAACCCTGCCCCGGTGCGTGGGTGCGTGAGTACTCGAGCCGCGACGGCAGCGGGAAGGGACGGGTCTTCACCACAACGTACGGTGCCTCGGAGGATCTGGTCGATCTCGATTTCCGGCGGATGATGGTGAACGCCTGCCTGTGGGCGGCCGGTCTGGAGGACGCGATCACGTCGGACCTGAACATCGACTTCGTGGGGGCGTACCAGCCGTCGACGTTCCGATTCGGTGGTCATCGCCGCAACGTCCGTCCGGAAGAACTGCAGGACCTCCTCACCCCGATCATGTCGACGACGAAGCCGATCGTGATTCCGCAGCGGCGTCGTCGGTGA
- a CDS encoding sigma-70 family RNA polymerase sigma factor, which produces MSDVTQILDEIDHGDEQAAEKLLPLVYAELRKLAAARLAGEAPGQTLQATALVHEAFVRLVDVPQRQQWNSRGHFFAAAAEAMRRILVENARRKRSLKRGGDRARLELCEAEIAAPAMKHDVLLIDEALERLDAEDPQAATLVKLRYFSGLTMEESAQALGMPLRSAQRLWTWSRAWLLSELQPDAGSG; this is translated from the coding sequence ATGTCCGATGTCACGCAGATCCTCGACGAAATCGATCACGGCGATGAACAGGCGGCAGAGAAGCTGCTGCCCCTCGTCTATGCCGAACTTCGCAAACTGGCGGCGGCACGGCTGGCCGGCGAAGCACCCGGTCAAACGTTGCAGGCGACGGCGCTCGTGCACGAGGCGTTCGTTCGACTCGTTGATGTGCCGCAACGGCAGCAGTGGAATTCGCGGGGGCACTTCTTTGCAGCCGCGGCCGAGGCGATGCGGCGGATCCTTGTCGAGAACGCCCGGCGCAAACGGAGCCTGAAGCGGGGCGGCGACCGGGCCCGGCTGGAGCTGTGCGAAGCGGAGATTGCTGCACCGGCAATGAAGCATGACGTCCTGCTCATCGACGAAGCGCTCGAGCGACTTGACGCAGAAGATCCGCAGGCGGCAACACTGGTCAAGCTGCGGTACTTCAGCGGCCTGACGATGGAGGAGTCGGCTCAGGCTCTCGGAATGCCCCTCCGCTCGGCCCAGCGTCTCTGGACGTGGTCCAGAGCATGGCTGCTGAGCGAATTGCAGCCGGACGCGGGTTCGGGCTGA